The following is a genomic window from Marinococcus sp. PL1-022.
AAGTGAAGGTCGAGGGTGCTGCTACAGATGAAGAAGCCGGCCAGGCGGCCAAGCAGATTGTTGGATCAGATCTGGTAAAAACCGCTGTATACGGCACAGACGCCAACTGGGGCCGGGTGATTGTCGCTCTCGGCTACAGCGAAGTTGAGCTTGACCCAGACACTGTGGATATATCAGTAGGACCGGTGGAAACCTTAAAAGCAAGCACCCCGGTTCATTTTTCCGAAGAGGATGCAAAAGCGTACCTGGAAAATGACACGGTGGAAATAACGGTAAACCTCCACGTGGGAAATGGAAGCGGCAAAGCATGGGGATGCGACCTGACATATGACTATGTAAGAATTAACGCCGGGTACCGGACGTAAGGAAAGAAGGGAGAGAAGAGCATGAACAGCATCACTGTAGTTAAATGCGGCGGTTCCACAGTGAACAAACTCACAGCTGAATTTTTCAAAAGTATAGCGTCTATGAAGGAAAAGGGCATGAACCCGGTGCTTGTGCACGGGGGAGGGCCTGAAATCAACCGTATGCTTGAACAGATGCAGATTGAGTGTGAGTTTGTAAACGGGCTTCGAAAGACAACGCCCGAGGTACTTGAAGTAGCAGAGATGATTCTTTCCGGAAAAGTGAATAAGTGCCTCGTTTCCTCCCTTCAATCTGCCGGCTCTCCGGCGTTTGGCATGTCCGGTATTGACGGAGGTCTTCTGGAAGCAGAGCAGGTGGCTGATCAGGATCTCGGGCTCGTCGGCAACGTCGTGAATGTTAATACCTCCTGCATACACTCCATGCTCGAAAGTGGATTTGTTCCGGTGATCGCTCCTATTGCGGCGGATAAAAACGGCAAAAAATTAAATGTGAATGCTGACGCGGCTGCTTCGGCTGTCGCCCAGGCGATAGGCGCAAAAGAGCTTCTGTTTATTACAGATGTTGAAGGTGTGCTTATCGACGGAAGCAAAGCGGACTATATTCACGTAGAGAAGCTTGAGCAGCATATTCAAGACGGAGAAATTTACGGCGGAATGATACCGAAGGTCCAGGCAGCAGCGGCAAGCCTGACTGGAGATCTGGAAAAGGTCATTATTGCCGGCGCAGACGGGCATACAGACGAAGCAGGCGGGAAGCTGAAGGGAACGGCAATAATCAGAGAACAGGTCCAGGCTCCGTCCCTGACTTGAAAGGAGGAGAACAATGCAGCAGACAGAACAGAAATCGCACCTATTTGAAACGTATAAAAGATGGGAACTCACTTTTTCACATGCAGAGGGCTGTACCGTCACGGATAAAGAAGGAAAAGAATACACGGATTTAATGGCTGGCATCAGCGTTGTCAATCTTGGCCATGGTGATCCTGATGTAATAAAGCATGTAGAGAAGCAGCTGCACGCCGGATGGCACGGCTCCAATTTTTTTCAGTATGAACAGCAGGAGCGCGCTGCAGAGCTTTTGACGAAGCTTTCAGGAATGGATCTTGTATTTTTTGCAAACAGTGGTACAGAGGCAAATGAAGCAGCTATAAAGTGCGCCAGAAAATATACCGGGCGTACGAAAATCCAAAGCTTTGTCCAGTCTTTTCACGGGCGGACATACGGAAGCATGGCAGCAACCGGCCAGGACGCCATTCATCAGGGATTTGGCCGCATGCTCGAGGACTTTGAATATTTACCGTATAACGATGTGAATGCACTGGAGAAAGCTGTGGATGAAAACACCGCGGCAATTATGCTTGAGCCGGTGCAGGGTGAGGGCGGTGTTATTCCGGGAAGTCCGGCATTTATTCAAAAAGCCGCGGAGCTTGCCCGGCAGCACGGAGCACTGCTTATTGTGGATGAAGTACAGACAGGCCTGGGACGCACTGGTACGATGTTTGCCTATGAGCAGGCAGGCGTGAGCCCTGATATCGTAACGACGGCAAAGGCTCTTGGCAACGGATTTCCGGTAGGGGCGATGATCGGCAAAGGATATTTGCAGGAGGCCTTTGGCCCTGGGGCCCATGGCTCTACATTTGGCGGAAATCCGCTTGCTATGGCTGCTGTTGAAGGAACGCTTCAAAAGCTGATGAGTATTAACGCCCCGAAGATGGCAGCAGAAAAAGGACGATTTTTCACGAATCTTCTTGAAGAAAAAATCGTTTCCCTGCCGGTGGTAAAAGAAATACGCGGCCCGGGACTTATGATTGGCATAGAACTTACCGAAAGTGCTGCACCTTATGTACTCGCCATGCAGAAAAAAGGATTTCTGCTGATTGCTGCAGGACCTAATACTTTGAGGCTTCTGCCGCCGCTGACAATTCCGTACGATGACTTGGGAAAAGCCGCAGCAGCACTGAGAGAAGTGCTTGAAAAATAAAAAACGTACCAGGAGGGTTTGTAGATGAAAAGTTATATAAAATTGGAAACAGGCGAAATATTTGAAGGCAGCTGGCAGCAAGCCTTTCCGGATACGTATGGGGAAATTGTATTTTTTACAGGAATGACCGGCTACCAGGAAGTAATGACAGACCCTTCCTTTCACGGTCAGATAGTAGTCTTCACTTATCCGTTAATCGGAAACTACGGCGTGAATCCAACAGACAATGAAAGTACGCAGCCGCAGCCGGCGGGGATCATAGTCAGCGAAGCCTGCAGCAATTCGGGTCATTATGAAGGTGACCAGACACTCGCGGAAGCAGCGCTTGCGGCTGGCATTCCCGTTATGGAAAACGTGGACACGCGGGCTTTAGTCAAAAATATCCGGGAAAAAGGCGATATGGGCGCAGTAATGACCGGGAGCCCGGAATCTGTGGATGTCGGGGAATATGAGCCACTCGGAGAGCGCGATGTGATTAATACTGTAACGGTGGACAAGCAGATAACGGTCGGCAGCGGCGACCGGCACGTAGTAGTGATGGACTTTGGCTACAAGCAGTCGATGGTGGACCAGCTGAACAAAAAAGGGTGCAAAGTAACGATTGTGCCTTATGATACACCGAAGGATGCAATTGAAGATCTGGCTCCGGACGGCCTGCTGTTTTCCAACGGCCCCGGCAACCCGAAGCAGCTTGACCATTATTTGAGCACCTATAAGGAGCTTGCCGAAGCCTATCCGACTTTGGGTATCTGCCTGGGTCACCAGCTCCTCGCGCTTGCGTTTGGCGGGGAGACGGAAAAACTGCGTTTCGGTCATCGCGGCGCCAATCAGCCGGTGCAGGATCTGGAGACGAACAAAGTGTTTATGAGCTCTCAAAATCACAGCTATGTTGTCACCGGTGAGTCTCTTCCAAAAGAGTCTTTCCGGATAAAATACAAAAACGTCAACGACGGTTCGATAGAGGGCATGATGCATACGAAGTTTCCAATCATGACAGCACAGTTTCACCCGGAAGCCCATCCGGGTCCGGCAGACAGCGAAGAAATTTTTGATGAATTTTTGGAAACGATAGAGAATAAAGGGAGAGAAGCCACCTATGCCTAGAGATAAAAAAATAAACAAAGTACTGGTGATCGGTTCTGGTCCGATCGTCATCGGGCAGGCTGCAGAATTTGATTACTCAGGCACCCAGGCATGCCTGGCACTGCGGGAAGAAAACATTGAAGTTGTTCTGCTGAATAACAATCCGGCAACTGTAATGACAGATAACACCTGTGCCGACAAAGTATATTTTGAGCCGCTCACCGTAGAAACAGTGGAGCGGATTATAGAGCAGGAGCACCCGGACGGCGTGCTCGCCACCCTTGGCGGACAGACCGGTTTAAACCTCGCGCTTGCTTTTTCCGAACAGCAGACGCTCGAAAAGTACGGGGTGGAGCTTCTTGGTACGCCGATTGAATCCATCCGGCAGGGGGAGGATAGAGAAGCATTCCGCGCGCTAATGCACGAACTGGATGAGCCGGTACCTGAAAGTGAGATTGTGGAGAAAAAGGAAGAAGCATTGGCATTTGCGGAAAAAACGGGCTATCCAATTATCGTGCGCCCGGCGTACACCCTTGGCGGCGGCGGAGGCGGCATTGCCCAAAATGAAAAAGAGCTTAGCCACATCATCGAGGGCGGGCTGGAGGCAAGTCCGATTCACCAATGCCTGGTGGAAAAGAGCATAGCAGGGTTTAAAGAGATTGAGTACGAAGTGATGCGGGATGCCAATGACACGTGCATCACCGTCTGCAACATGGAAAACATCGACCCAGTAGGCGTTCATACGGGAGACTCCATCGTGGTGGCGCCGTCCCAGACCCTGACGGACGTAGAATACCAGATGCTTCGGAGCTCTTCGTTAAAGGTTATCCGGGCGCTTGGGATTGTGGGCGGATGCAATATCCAGTTTGCGCTCGACCCGGTCAGCAAGCAGTACTATTTGATCGAGGTAAACCCGAGAGTGAGCCGTTCTTCCGCTCTAGCTTCTAAAGCCACCGGTTATCCAATTGCCCGCATGGCAGCCAAAATCAGCATTGGCTATCACCTGCATGAGCTGTTAAATCCGGTCACCGGACATACGTACGCAAGCTTTGAACCGGCGCTCGACTATGTAGTAGTAAAGTTTCCGCGCTGGCCGTTTGATAAGTTTTCCTACGCAGACCGCACCCTTGGTACGCAGATGAAGGCGACAGGGGAAGTTATGGCTATTGAAAGAAATCTTGAGGCCGCGCTGCAGAAAGCAGTAAGGTCACTGGAGATTAAACTTGACGGGCTGGCTCTGCCGGAATGCAGGGAGACGGCTGATGAAAATATTTTAAACGAAATCCTGCAGCAAAACGATAAGCGGTTCTTTTACATTATGGAATGGCTTCGCCGCGGCGGGGATATGGAAACCATTCATGAAAAAACCGGTATTCAGTATTTTTTCCTGCGGACCTTTTCTGCCCTTATTCAAAAAGAAAAAGATATTGCTGGGATTTCCTGGGAGGATTGGGGTGAAGAGCAGCTGCTCCTGTGGAAAAAGGCCGGCTTTACGGATGAACAGCTGCATGTCCTCTCCGGAGTGGAGATTGGAGAAATACTTCAGCTGAGAAACAAGCTGAATATGTTCCCTTCGTATCATATGGTTGATACGTGCGCAGCGGAGTTCACTGCGGAGACTCCTTACTACTACTCCAGCTGGTACAAGGAAAGCGACCGCCAGGCCGAACCGGTCGAAAATAAAGTACTGGTTGTCGGTTCCGGGCCGATCCGGATCGGGCAGGGGATTGAATTTGATTACTGCTCGGTGCACGGGGCACGGGCGTTGAAAGAAGCCGGCTACGAAGCGGTAATTGTAAACAATAACCCTGAAACGGTAAGCACCGACTTTGAAATGGCGGATCATTTGTACTTTGAGCCGCTCACGGCTGAAGACGTGCTTCACGTAGCCAGGGAAGAGCACGTAACGAAAGTGATCGTACAGCTTGGCGGGCAGACAGGGATCTCGCTCACTGAGTCGCTTGAACAAGCAGGGATGGAAGTGCTCGGCACGACATCTGATATTATTGACCAGCTCGAAGACCGGGACCGCTTCTACCAGTTTATGCAGCAGGTGAACGTTCCGCATATTCCGGGAGTTTCCGGCCACAGCAGAGAGGAAACGCTGAAGCAGGCAGAAGAAATCGGTTATCCGGTGCTTCTCAGACCTTCCTACGTCATCGGTGGCCGTGGCATGGCGATTGCGACCAAAGAGGAAGAACTGGTGGAGTATATTGAAGATCCGGCCAATGATATTGAATACCCGATATTGATTGATTCCTACAAGCCGGGTACAGAGCTTGAGGTGGATGTGTTAACAGACGGCAGCGACATATGGATACCTGGTATCTTTGAACACGTAGAGGAAGCGGGTGTTCATTCGGGCGATTCCATGGCTGTAACTCCTCCGTTCAGTATCAGTGAAGAGGTAAAACAGCTTCTGGTGGACTACACGCAGAAAATTGCGGAGGGCATGGAGTTTCACGGTATCTTTAATATTCAGTTCGTCTATGACGCCGGCGAATTGTACGTGATTGAAATAAATCCAAGAGCATCGCGGACAGTGCCGGTTTTTGCCAAAATCACCGGGGAGAAAGTGATTGAAGGAGCGGTGCACCTTCTGCTTGGTCATTCACTTAAAACGTGGACAAATGAGAAAGGGCTTCATAAAGAGCCGGGCTATTATACGGTGAAAGCCCCGGTCTTTTCCAACGATAAATTAAGCGGGCTTGATCCGGTACTGGAAGCAGAAATGAAATCCACCGGGGAACTGATCGGCATATCAAAAGATCTTTCCGGGGCCTTCCAGAAAGCATTTGCCTGGTCGGAAACGCAAATCCCTCTTCTGTTCAAAAAAACGGGAAGTGTCTACTGCGAAATTGCTGCCGGGGAATACGAAAAAGCAAAACCCTCCCTGGACAAACTGGAAGGCATGGGCTATACATTAGTATTCCCGCAGCACAAACCATTTGATGAATGGATTTACTCAGAGGATGCTTCAGCATTTATCAGTATTCCGGAAATTGGCCATAAAACAGGCAAAGAGCGCCGCCAGAAAGCGTTAATTGAACGTAAAACGATCGTAACGAATGCACGTACGCTGAGTGTGATGGTTCAGGCGATTCAAGGGACGCCGGAGCTGCCTGCCCCAATTGAATCCTGGCTGCAAAATTACGCTTTGGCCGAAAAAGGAGTGTAGCAAATGGCAACAAACCTGAATAATTCTGCCTCAACACTGCAGCAGCAGAGTATGTTAACGCTGCTTGATTTTTCAGCGGAGGAAATCAAGCAGCTGCTTGAGCTGGCAGCACACATGAAGAAAAACCCCTCCGCTTATTATAATCATCTCGCGCATCGTTCCCTTGGAATGATTTTTGAGAATGCGTCAACGAGAACCCGCGTGTCCTTTGAGGTAGCTATGACTCAGATGGGAGGCCATTCCTTATTCCTGAGCCCCCGGGACATGCAGATCGGCCGCGGAGAGCCGATCCAGGACACAGCCAAGGTGCTTTCGAGGTACGTTGATGCGCTGATGATCCGGACAAACGATCACGGAAAAGTCGAGGCGCTCGCTGAACATGCAGACGTACCGGTTATCAACGCACTCACGGATCTGTATCATCCGTGTCAGGCGCTTGCTGATTTGCTTACGGTGCAGGAGCGGAAGGGAAGCTTTGAGGGCTTAAAAAGTGTCTTTATCGGCGACGGGAATAATGTCGCCCATTCCTGGATCATAGCAAGCGTGAAAATGGGGATGGACGCGGTGCTCGCAGCACCGGAAGGGTATGGCCCGGATCCGGACGTATGGAAGCAGATTGAGCAGGCAGCGGAGCAGTCAGGAGCATCTGTCACCCGCACAAAAGACCCTGAAGAAGCAGCAAAAGGAGCGGACGTTATTTATACGGATGTATGGACGAGCATGGGCTATGAAGAGGAGCAGGCGAAGCGCCTCGCGGCCTTTAAAGGCTTTATGATTTCTGAAGAGCTTACGGCAAAAGCTTCGGAAGACTACATGTTTTTACACTGCCTCCCGGCCCACCGGGAGGAAGAGGTAGCGGCTTCGGTCATTGACGGTCCTCATTCAGCTGTTTATGATGAAGCGGAAAACAGACTGCACGTGCAAAAGGCAATACTTGCTTCGGTCATCGGCTAGACCGGGAAACCGTTCCTGATATACAGGGGCGGTTTCTTTTATGCGAAGAAAGGAGGATAAACACTTGGATTAGCTTGTTTCTGCTTGTATAATTGCCGGGAAGCCGGTAAACAGCGGGAGGGATGACATGACAGTGAAGCGTGCCGCAGCAGGGGTAATAATTTTTATTTGCGTATTGATCGCTGTATATTTAGGCATCGTTTATTTTTTCCAGGGAAGCCAGACGACGGCCATTCTTACAGCTATCACGGGAGCGCTGATCGCCGAATGGACATACCACCGTTCGTTCGTAAAGGAATAAAGGTTATATGAATAAAACGGTGTGCAGAAAGTAGACAACCGTGCGTGACTCGTATAAAATTATTCCCAGACTAATGAAAATATCCAGCCTGGTTCGTACATAGGCACGGAGTATATACATGAGAATGTGGAAGATAACAAAGGAGAGAGTAGCATGAATGAAAACAGGCGAGTGGTTGTAACAGGAATGGGAACAGTCAACCCGCTGGGCCAGACAGTGGAATCTTCGTGGAAAAATGCTGTTGATGGAGTCTCCGGCATTAGTGCTATCGAAAGGATGGACGTCTCCGAGCTTCCGATGAAAATCGGGGGAGAGGTAACGGACTTCGATCCATCGGCTTATTTGGAAAAGAAAGAGCTGCGGAAAATGGACCGCTTCACTCAGTTTGCTATTGTGGCTTCTATGCAGGCACTTGAGGATTCCGGCTATACAATTACTGAAGAAAATGCAGCCCGGACCGGCGTTTGGATAGGCTCCGGCATTGGCGGCATGGAAACGTACGAAACCCAGTTTCAGAACTTTATGGAGCGCGGCTATAAACGCGTCAGCCCGTTCTTTGTACCAATGATGATCCCGGATATGGCTTCCGGCCAGGTGTCCATTTACACAGGTGCCAAAGGAGTGAATTCCTGTACGGTGACAGCATGTGCCACAGGCTCCAACTCGATTGGGGACGCGTACAAAGTGATTCAGCGCGGCGATGCTGATGCTATGATTACGGGCGGCACAGAAGCTCCGATCACAAAAATGGCGATTGCCGGCTTTAGTTCAGCCAAGGCGATCACCATGAATGAAGACCCGAATACAGCGTCGCGTCCGTTTGATAAAAACCGGGACGGGTTTGTGATGGGCGAAGGAGCGGGCATACTGATGCTTGAAAGCCTGGAATCCGCCGAAGCGAGAGGGGCAGAAATCTACGCTGAAATCGTCGGCTACGGCTCTACCGGGGACGCGTATCATCTGACCGCCCCGGCTCCGGACGGTGAAGGTGCCCAGCGCTCCATGCAGATGGCTATGGATGATGCGGGACTTACAGCTGAAAACATTCAGTACATTAACGCCCATGGTACGAGTACACAGTACAATGATAAATTTGAAACGACAGCTGTACGAAAGGTATTTCAGGAGCATGCAGACAATGTATGGATGAGCTCCACCAAATCGATGACCGGTCATCTGCTTGGAGCGACCGGAGGTATTGAGGCAATATTTAGTATTCTTTCTTTAAAGGATAACGTCGTACCTCCAACTATTAACCTGCACGAGCCGGATCCGGAATGTGATCTTGATTATGTGCCAAACGAAGCCCGGAAAGGTGATATCCAAGCCGTTTTAAGCAATACCTTTGGTTTTGGCGGACATAATGCTACGCTGGCATTTAAAAAATGGCAGGCATAAAAAAGTCTGGGCCCCTGTGCCCAGGCTTTTTTTGTATTTAGGACTGATAGCTGTGAATAAGAGATTCAGCGTAATCCAGTGCTTCTTGGGAGGAAGTAATTTCTTCGTTAATAATCCCTTTTTCGGTTTCGCTGATAATGAATTTATAAAGCGGTCCGGGACGGAGGCCAAGACGTTGAAGTTCAGCGCCAGAAACCCACGACGGCAGGTCCTGCCACTTGTCCTGATACTGTCTGAGCAGAGCCGCTTTTTCCGGCTGCCCGGCACTGTATTCAAGGCAGTAAGCAGCAATTTCAACAGAAAGAGGGGACACATGGGCAGCAGTGCGGTGAAAATCACCGGGTTTTTCGATGGAGGCATCCCAGCTTTCATCGAGCAGGTGGTGTACGTGCCGGACAAGCTGTTTATCCTGTTTCCGGACGGCGACCCGCTCGGCAGAAAGCACCCGCCCGCTTTCCTGCAGAAATAGCGGAAGCAGGGTCATAAACAATGATGACTGGAGACCGGTAATATACGGAAGAAGCCGTTCGGCCGGGTCGTCCCATACAGCGCCAGGAAGGAACGCAGATAAAACATCAAGCTTCTGAAGACGATAAAACAGCTGGGCGGGAGGCATTTCGGCAGTCAGGCGCTGAAATTCAGCGAGTATTCTATCAGTAGACAGCGCATGAATAGCATTAACCGCCTGCGCAATAAACGCTTCCGTCTCATGATCCATCGCAAAGCCAAAACGGTGTTCAAAGCGGACGGCACGGAGGATACGGGTCGGGTCTTCCACAAAGCTTAAATTGTGGAGCACCCGTATGGCCCCCCGTTTTAAATCCTCGAGCCCTGAAAAGTGGTCGATGAGATCCCCAAACTCTTCGGGATGAAGAGCAAGAGCCATGGCGTTGATCGTAAAATCCCTCCGAAACAGGTCTTCTTTCAGGGTGGAGCTCTCCACGTCCGGCAGGGAGCCGGGTTTTTCATAAAATTCGGTCCGGGAGCTTGCGATATCCATTTTTAACCCGTCCGGCCAGGTAATCGTAGCAGTGCCAAAGGCTTCGTGCTTGTGGAGTTCGCCGTGCCATTTAGAAGCAATGTCCGAAGCGAAGGCTATACCGTCGCCTTCAACGGCAATGTCAATATCTTCATTTTCCTTCTGCAAAATAATATCGCGAACGACTCCACCGATCAGATAGGTGCGCAGATGCTGCCGGGCGCCCTCCTCTCCAACGGCCCGAAGCCACTGCTGGATAGAGTCCGGCAGGGTCTTGCGCATATTTTCTTCCATATTGACGGTTTCAGAGGCAGTGGAATCTTCACGCAGACGGGCAATAATATCACTGCGCGAGACGAGGCCAATTAATGCTCCGCGGTGATCAATGATGGGGAGCCGTCCGACGTTATGGTGG
Proteins encoded in this region:
- a CDS encoding carbamoyl phosphate synthase large subunit; translation: MPRDKKINKVLVIGSGPIVIGQAAEFDYSGTQACLALREENIEVVLLNNNPATVMTDNTCADKVYFEPLTVETVERIIEQEHPDGVLATLGGQTGLNLALAFSEQQTLEKYGVELLGTPIESIRQGEDREAFRALMHELDEPVPESEIVEKKEEALAFAEKTGYPIIVRPAYTLGGGGGGIAQNEKELSHIIEGGLEASPIHQCLVEKSIAGFKEIEYEVMRDANDTCITVCNMENIDPVGVHTGDSIVVAPSQTLTDVEYQMLRSSSLKVIRALGIVGGCNIQFALDPVSKQYYLIEVNPRVSRSSALASKATGYPIARMAAKISIGYHLHELLNPVTGHTYASFEPALDYVVVKFPRWPFDKFSYADRTLGTQMKATGEVMAIERNLEAALQKAVRSLEIKLDGLALPECRETADENILNEILQQNDKRFFYIMEWLRRGGDMETIHEKTGIQYFFLRTFSALIQKEKDIAGISWEDWGEEQLLLWKKAGFTDEQLHVLSGVEIGEILQLRNKLNMFPSYHMVDTCAAEFTAETPYYYSSWYKESDRQAEPVENKVLVVGSGPIRIGQGIEFDYCSVHGARALKEAGYEAVIVNNNPETVSTDFEMADHLYFEPLTAEDVLHVAREEHVTKVIVQLGGQTGISLTESLEQAGMEVLGTTSDIIDQLEDRDRFYQFMQQVNVPHIPGVSGHSREETLKQAEEIGYPVLLRPSYVIGGRGMAIATKEEELVEYIEDPANDIEYPILIDSYKPGTELEVDVLTDGSDIWIPGIFEHVEEAGVHSGDSMAVTPPFSISEEVKQLLVDYTQKIAEGMEFHGIFNIQFVYDAGELYVIEINPRASRTVPVFAKITGEKVIEGAVHLLLGHSLKTWTNEKGLHKEPGYYTVKAPVFSNDKLSGLDPVLEAEMKSTGELIGISKDLSGAFQKAFAWSETQIPLLFKKTGSVYCEIAAGEYEKAKPSLDKLEGMGYTLVFPQHKPFDEWIYSEDASAFISIPEIGHKTGKERRQKALIERKTIVTNARTLSVMVQAIQGTPELPAPIESWLQNYALAEKGV
- the fabF gene encoding beta-ketoacyl-ACP synthase II, which translates into the protein MNENRRVVVTGMGTVNPLGQTVESSWKNAVDGVSGISAIERMDVSELPMKIGGEVTDFDPSAYLEKKELRKMDRFTQFAIVASMQALEDSGYTITEENAARTGVWIGSGIGGMETYETQFQNFMERGYKRVSPFFVPMMIPDMASGQVSIYTGAKGVNSCTVTACATGSNSIGDAYKVIQRGDADAMITGGTEAPITKMAIAGFSSAKAITMNEDPNTASRPFDKNRDGFVMGEGAGILMLESLESAEARGAEIYAEIVGYGSTGDAYHLTAPAPDGEGAQRSMQMAMDDAGLTAENIQYINAHGTSTQYNDKFETTAVRKVFQEHADNVWMSSTKSMTGHLLGATGGIEAIFSILSLKDNVVPPTINLHEPDPECDLDYVPNEARKGDIQAVLSNTFGFGGHNATLAFKKWQA
- a CDS encoding acetylornithine transaminase; the encoded protein is MQQTEQKSHLFETYKRWELTFSHAEGCTVTDKEGKEYTDLMAGISVVNLGHGDPDVIKHVEKQLHAGWHGSNFFQYEQQERAAELLTKLSGMDLVFFANSGTEANEAAIKCARKYTGRTKIQSFVQSFHGRTYGSMAATGQDAIHQGFGRMLEDFEYLPYNDVNALEKAVDENTAAIMLEPVQGEGGVIPGSPAFIQKAAELARQHGALLIVDEVQTGLGRTGTMFAYEQAGVSPDIVTTAKALGNGFPVGAMIGKGYLQEAFGPGAHGSTFGGNPLAMAAVEGTLQKLMSINAPKMAAEKGRFFTNLLEEKIVSLPVVKEIRGPGLMIGIELTESAAPYVLAMQKKGFLLIAAGPNTLRLLPPLTIPYDDLGKAAAALREVLEK
- the argB gene encoding acetylglutamate kinase, whose product is MNSITVVKCGGSTVNKLTAEFFKSIASMKEKGMNPVLVHGGGPEINRMLEQMQIECEFVNGLRKTTPEVLEVAEMILSGKVNKCLVSSLQSAGSPAFGMSGIDGGLLEAEQVADQDLGLVGNVVNVNTSCIHSMLESGFVPVIAPIAADKNGKKLNVNADAAASAVAQAIGAKELLFITDVEGVLIDGSKADYIHVEKLEQHIQDGEIYGGMIPKVQAAAASLTGDLEKVIIAGADGHTDEAGGKLKGTAIIREQVQAPSLT
- the argF gene encoding ornithine carbamoyltransferase translates to MATNLNNSASTLQQQSMLTLLDFSAEEIKQLLELAAHMKKNPSAYYNHLAHRSLGMIFENASTRTRVSFEVAMTQMGGHSLFLSPRDMQIGRGEPIQDTAKVLSRYVDALMIRTNDHGKVEALAEHADVPVINALTDLYHPCQALADLLTVQERKGSFEGLKSVFIGDGNNVAHSWIIASVKMGMDAVLAAPEGYGPDPDVWKQIEQAAEQSGASVTRTKDPEEAAKGADVIYTDVWTSMGYEEEQAKRLAAFKGFMISEELTAKASEDYMFLHCLPAHREEEVAASVIDGPHSAVYDEAENRLHVQKAILASVIG
- a CDS encoding CBS domain-containing protein; translated protein: MDVILTHRHMDFDALASAVAASRLYPEARLVLQDDQSEEVNEYLALFKDEFPFVSSRHIDWDDLHTVILTDVSEPDRARDGLAFSSAPYWIIYDHHTNKEAPDSTEASIDARIEPTGAAVTILIEELMQRQLSLTPVEATLLALGLYTDTGSLVYPSTTLRDLQAAVFLMEQGMNLDTVGQYMEDSLSPDQQYALRAYLGAAEVIEREGLQLLITKFDSGDKHIGGLNTVTSNLIETTGASAVITLTRAQGKIFVIGRSATDRIHLPDILAPFGGGGHSRAGSATIKDQLLDDVYDQIKSQLQSAIGRSITAEELMSRPVKTLKPETTIREAEDMVLRYGHSGFPVVNDQYELVGIISRRDIDKAMHHQLGHAPVKGYMSSNLHTAAPYHRFEELQQQMVHHNVGRLPIIDHRGALIGLVSRSDIIARLREDSTASETVNMEENMRKTLPDSIQQWLRAVGEEGARQHLRTYLIGGVVRDIILQKENEDIDIAVEGDGIAFASDIASKWHGELHKHEAFGTATITWPDGLKMDIASSRTEFYEKPGSLPDVESSTLKEDLFRRDFTINAMALALHPEEFGDLIDHFSGLEDLKRGAIRVLHNLSFVEDPTRILRAVRFEHRFGFAMDHETEAFIAQAVNAIHALSTDRILAEFQRLTAEMPPAQLFYRLQKLDVLSAFLPGAVWDDPAERLLPYITGLQSSLFMTLLPLFLQESGRVLSAERVAVRKQDKQLVRHVHHLLDESWDASIEKPGDFHRTAAHVSPLSVEIAAYCLEYSAGQPEKAALLRQYQDKWQDLPSWVSGAELQRLGLRPGPLYKFIISETEKGIINEEITSSQEALDYAESLIHSYQS
- a CDS encoding carbamoyl phosphate synthase small subunit; this translates as MKSYIKLETGEIFEGSWQQAFPDTYGEIVFFTGMTGYQEVMTDPSFHGQIVVFTYPLIGNYGVNPTDNESTQPQPAGIIVSEACSNSGHYEGDQTLAEAALAAGIPVMENVDTRALVKNIREKGDMGAVMTGSPESVDVGEYEPLGERDVINTVTVDKQITVGSGDRHVVVMDFGYKQSMVDQLNKKGCKVTIVPYDTPKDAIEDLAPDGLLFSNGPGNPKQLDHYLSTYKELAEAYPTLGICLGHQLLALAFGGETEKLRFGHRGANQPVQDLETNKVFMSSQNHSYVVTGESLPKESFRIKYKNVNDGSIEGMMHTKFPIMTAQFHPEAHPGPADSEEIFDEFLETIENKGREATYA